TCCACATACGCTGTTTATCGGATGTTCCGATTCGCGGGTTGTTCCGCATCTGGTAACCCAGACCTTTCCCGGCGAATTGTTTGTTGTAAGGAACATTGCCAATCTAGTCCCTTACTACAAAAAATATTCCGATACCTTCCTGGCCACCTCTGCGGTTATAGAATATGCGGTTAATCAGATGAATGTCAGTAATATTGTGGTGTGTGGACACTCCAACTGCGGGGGCTGTGCGGCCTTATATCAGGATAAAGAGCTCAAAAACCTTCCACATACAAAAAAATGGCTCGAACTGGCATCGCCGGTGAAAAAGATCGTGGAGGAAAAAATCGCCAAAAACAAGATCAGCCTTGAAGAGCGCAGTTCATTTACCGAAAAAATGAATGTGGTGGAGCAGGTCAATCACCTGATGAAATATCCTTATATCCGAAAACGGGTAAGGGAGGGGCGTTTAATCGTCATGGGCTGGT
This portion of the Petrimonas sulfuriphila genome encodes:
- a CDS encoding carbonic anhydrase, which produces MSEKSTPIDYNRLFEGIRGFKANEFIPHQRFFEELGQQQNPHTLFIGCSDSRVVPHLVTQTFPGELFVVRNIANLVPYYKKYSDTFLATSAVIEYAVNQMNVSNIVVCGHSNCGGCAALYQDKELKNLPHTKKWLELASPVKKIVEEKIAKNKISLEERSSFTEKMNVVEQVNHLMKYPYIRKRVREGRLIVMGWYYHIDKGEIYNYDKKRRRFIRVE